The proteins below come from a single Necator americanus strain Aroian chromosome V, whole genome shotgun sequence genomic window:
- a CDS encoding hypothetical protein (NECATOR_CHRV.G17565.T2): MDTITNGIALAAPIISCIAFLCTLFTAYLSRQYCKAVEDAENQTMSLLDEALQIMIPMGICKRICQPNMNILLDNNDSKVVIQKPSAAPQHFEYPEDVSVALADEEVIYDHFGFKKEESNLESTCQRIIELAIGGIKGREALVKEMKSTSLKSAVPNMEAEKTPSTYSKAAPTPILVTAREQTSIRTAGTPKEPSIMAKDLAMHFQEKTCQDIEQARVNNKA; encoded by the exons ATAACGAATGGAATTGCACTGGCTGCTCCAATCATTTCATGTATCGCTTTTCTGTGCACACTTTTCACCGCTTATCTCTCTCGACAGTACTGTAAGGCGGTAGAAGATGCTGAGAATCAAACGATGAGCTTGCTGGATGAG GCCTTACAAATTATGATCCCAATGGGAATATGTAAGCGTATTTGTCAACCAAATATGAATATACTACTTGACAATAACGATTCGAAAG TTGTTATACAAAAGCCAAGCGCAGCTCCACAACACTTCGAATATCCAGAAGATGTATCTGTTGCACTAGCAGATGAAGAAGTTATCTACGACCATTTTGGGT TTAAAAAGGAAGAGTCAAATTTGGAATCAACATGTCAGCGGATAATAGAGTTGGCCATAGGAGGGATAAAGGGTCGAGAAGCGCTGGTCAAGGAAATGAAAAGCACATCACTG AAGTCGGCTGTTCCGAACATGGAAGCTGAAAAAACACCATCAACCTATAGCAAG GCTGCTCCAACTCCTATTCTTGTTACTGCAAGAGAACAAACTTCTATTAGAACTGCTGGTACCCCAAAAGAACCATCAATAATGGCTAAAGATCTTGCT atgcacttccaagaaaaaacatgCCAGGATATTGAACAAGCTAGGGTGAATAACAAAGCTTGA
- a CDS encoding hypothetical protein (NECATOR_CHRV.G17565.T1), with protein MQPQRNLLPISLQQITNGIALAAPIISCIAFLCTLFTAYLSRQYCKAVEDAENQTMSLLDEALQIMIPMGICKRICQPNMNILLDNNDSKVVIQKPSAAPQHFEYPEDVSVALADEEVIYDHFGFKKEESNLESTCQRIIELAIGGIKGREALVKEMKSTSLKSAVPNMEAEKTPSTYSKAAPTPILVTAREQTSIRTAGTPKEPSIMAKDLAMHFQEKTCQDIEQARVNNKA; from the exons ATGCAACCACAGCGGAATCTCTTGCCGATTTCGCTACAACAG ATAACGAATGGAATTGCACTGGCTGCTCCAATCATTTCATGTATCGCTTTTCTGTGCACACTTTTCACCGCTTATCTCTCTCGACAGTACTGTAAGGCGGTAGAAGATGCTGAGAATCAAACGATGAGCTTGCTGGATGAG GCCTTACAAATTATGATCCCAATGGGAATATGTAAGCGTATTTGTCAACCAAATATGAATATACTACTTGACAATAACGATTCGAAAG TTGTTATACAAAAGCCAAGCGCAGCTCCACAACACTTCGAATATCCAGAAGATGTATCTGTTGCACTAGCAGATGAAGAAGTTATCTACGACCATTTTGGGT TTAAAAAGGAAGAGTCAAATTTGGAATCAACATGTCAGCGGATAATAGAGTTGGCCATAGGAGGGATAAAGGGTCGAGAAGCGCTGGTCAAGGAAATGAAAAGCACATCACTG AAGTCGGCTGTTCCGAACATGGAAGCTGAAAAAACACCATCAACCTATAGCAAG GCTGCTCCAACTCCTATTCTTGTTACTGCAAGAGAACAAACTTCTATTAGAACTGCTGGTACCCCAAAAGAACCATCAATAATGGCTAAAGATCTTGCT atgcacttccaagaaaaaacatgCCAGGATATTGAACAAGCTAGGGTGAATAACAAAGCTTGA
- a CDS encoding hypothetical protein (NECATOR_CHRV.G17566.T1), protein MGSCQSQENQELAARNKAIEKQINQDKRAGSSIVKLLLLGAGECGKSTVLKQMQILHSNGFTEEEINEKKAIVYNNLVTSMCTILKAMDNVLHIPLEDSQKEKEKAVVLRIQEMGEESEPLTEEVSKAIQSLWSDPGVKKAFEMRSEYQLTDSAKYFLDSCARVSEPGYRPSEQDILYSRVATTGVVEVKFKIKELDFRVFDVGGQRSERRKWIHCFDNVESIIFITAISEYDQVLFEDETTNRMIESMQLFNSICNSTWFLSTAMILFLNKKDLFMEKIKRVNITTAFPDYEGGQNYEEAVAFIKLKFAELNLNPDKKTIYMHETCATDTNQVQLVISSVIDTIIQKNLQKAGMM, encoded by the exons ATGGGATCGTGCCAGAGTCAGGAGAATCAAGAATTGGCAGCGAGGAATAAGGCGATCGAGAAGCAGATTAATCAGGACAAAAGAGCCGGATCGAGCATAGTGAAGCTTTTATTACTTG GTGCCGGTGAATGTGGAAAATCTACTGTGCTCAAACAAATGCA aattctaCACAGTAATGGATTCACTGAAGAGGAAATTAATGAGAAGAAAGCAATCGTCTACAATAATCTTGTCACTTCAATGTGTACAATTTTAAAG GCAATGGACAACGTTTTGCACATACCTTTGGAAGACAGCCAAAAAGAG aaagaaaaagctgtTGTGCTCCGAATACAAGAGATGGGTGAAGAGTCCGAACCGCTGACCGAGGAAGTATCGAAGGCGATTCAATCGCTCTG GTCCGATCCGGGAGTGAAGAAAGCGTTCGAAATGCGTAGCGAGTACCAGTTAACCGATTCAGCTAAATA TTTCCTCGACTCATGTGCTAGAGTAAGCGAACCCGGTTATAGACCATCAGAACAGGACATTTTATACTCTCGAGTCGCAACAACAGGAGTGGTGGaagtgaaatttaaaataaaggaGCTAGATTTCAG AGTGTTCGATGTAGGTGGGCAACGTTCCGAAAGACGCAAATGGATTCATTGTTTTGATAACGTAGAGtctataatttttattaccGCTATCAGTGAATATGATCAAGTGTTATTCGAAGATGAGACCACG AATCGTATGATAGAATCTATGCAGTTATTCAACTCAATTTGCAACAGCACATGGTTTTTATCTACGgcaatgattttatttttgaataaaaaagatctttttaTGGAGAAAATTAAACGTGTCAATATAACAACGGCATTCCCCGATTATGAAG GTGGGCAAAACTACGAAGAAGCGGTGGCTTTCATAAAACTAAAATTCGCGGAACTAAATCTAAATCCAGATAAGAAGACGATCTATATGCATGAGACGTGTGCTACCGATACAAATCAG GTACAACTTGTCATATCAAGCGTGATTGACACAATCATCCAAAAGAATCTGCAAAAAGCCGGGATGAtgtaa